In the Deinococcus sp. AB2017081 genome, one interval contains:
- a CDS encoding type II toxin-antitoxin system RelE family toxin, protein MTEYQVGIDEQALSDIDAISDQRTVEAIYRRIADLKTEPQVQGKALTGDLKGYRSVRAGGQRYRIVYEVIEAASAVDVVVVGIRKDGHRTDAYAIAEKRLT, encoded by the coding sequence ATGACTGAATACCAAGTGGGCATCGACGAGCAGGCTCTCTCCGACATTGATGCAATCAGCGACCAGAGAACAGTTGAGGCGATCTACCGACGCATCGCAGACCTTAAGACTGAGCCCCAGGTTCAGGGGAAAGCGCTCACTGGCGACCTAAAGGGTTATCGCAGCGTGCGCGCTGGTGGCCAGCGGTATCGCATCGTCTACGAAGTCATTGAGGCAGCGAGCGCAGTCGATGTGGTGGTAGTGGGTATTCGCAAAGACGGCCACAGAACCGATGCCTACGCCATCGCTGAGAAGAGACTGACCTGA
- a CDS encoding helix-turn-helix domain-containing protein — MTDNAVMWRVGDILREHGLTAYKLAAELHGKVNRNSVYAIARGDTERVDRTTLSALLEALRTLTGQKYTVADLLEYTSEGGDVDETQAVLADHPDILERVARRRRGESRVISLEEAAAKHGVKL, encoded by the coding sequence ATGACTGACAACGCAGTGATGTGGCGCGTGGGCGACATCCTTCGTGAGCACGGCCTCACTGCGTACAAACTGGCTGCCGAGCTGCACGGCAAGGTCAACCGCAACAGTGTGTACGCCATCGCGCGCGGCGATACCGAGCGCGTCGACCGCACGACTCTAAGTGCACTGCTCGAGGCACTACGCACTCTGACCGGCCAGAAGTACACCGTCGCCGATCTGCTCGAGTACACCTCTGAAGGTGGCGATGTGGACGAGACGCAAGCCGTCCTGGCTGACCACCCTGACATCTTGGAACGCGTCGCCCGCCGCCGCCGGGGAGAGTCACGCGTTATCTCCCTGGAGGAGGCTGCGGCAAAGCATGGCGTGAAGCTATGA